In a single window of the Corvus hawaiiensis isolate bCorHaw1 chromosome 19, bCorHaw1.pri.cur, whole genome shotgun sequence genome:
- the TMEM100 gene encoding transmembrane protein 100: MTNEPIKEILGTPKHPDSVPTEKSNNNDCVITTIPLVSECQLTAATGGAELSCYRCTIPFGVVILIAGIVVTAVAYSFNSHGSIISVFGLVLLSSGLVLLASSAVCWKIREQNKKAKRRESQTALVANQRTLFG; this comes from the coding sequence ATGACAAACGAACCTATCAAAGAGATCCTGGGCACCCCAAAGCATCCTGATTCTGTACCCACAGAGAAGAGTAACAACAATGACTGTGTGATTACCACCATCCCTCTGGTCAGCGAGTGCCAGCTGACAGCAGCCACGGGGGGAGCAGAGCTCTCGTGCTACCGCTGCACCATTCCCTTCGGCGTGGTCATCCTGATAGCCGGCATTGTGGTGACTGCCGTGGCATACAGCTTCAACTCCCATGGATCCATCATCTCTGTTTTTGGGCTGGTCCTCTTGTCCTCAGGACTCGTTCTGCTGGCTTCCAGCGCAGTGTGCTGGAAGATCAGGGAGCAGAACAAGAAAGCAAAGAGGCGGGAGAGCCAGACAGCACTCGTGGCAAACCAGCGAACCTTGTTTGGTTAA